The DNA region CAGCCTTGTGCATATCCTCATGTCAGAGGTCATTACAGGCGCCCACAGGTTAACGTTTGCGCGGTCTGACAAACTGGGACGATTGTCTCATCCGCGGTTCAAAACATCTAGGGCGGTCAGAACCACCCCAGCAGGTCCCACAACCAACGGAACGGATGCTTGAGAAAGTCCCAAATCCGTTCGCCGAACGACTCCGATTCGTTGTAACCTCGTTTCCTTCTCTCTCTACCCATTGCTTCTCTTCACAGATACCTGATTCGTCCCACACCCGTTGCGTCCCTTGCTTCGGAAACCGGTAATGGACGACGTTCGCCCCTAAGTCACGGAAGTCGTCTAATCCTCAAGGGACGAACTCGATCGACAGCAGCTTCGTCTGGACCGCCACACCGATCGCGACCGTCGCGTCGGCAGTCACCGCACCGATTTCCCCGTCTGACTGCAACAAGAACCCCCTCACTGTTCCAGTGCCGTCGGTCACGAGCAGGCGCTCCTGCAAATAGTCCACCTCGATCGAGCGCATATCCCCCGCCTCGTCCAGAAACGCCGATAACGTCGCGTGGAACAGCCCTGTGCCGTCACGGTGCACCAAGATCGCCTCGCCGTCTACGGTAGCAACCAGGCAAGCGTCGATGGAGAACGGTGCGATGTCCTTAGCTCGCTCTACGAGGTCCCAGTCGAGATTGACCTCGTTGACAGGAATCAGATCTCCGGCAAAGTCCACGTCGAACGCCCTCAGCCTGTTTCTGCGGGTCAGTAAGAACGCCGCTTCGTCAAACCCGCCGCGCGAGAGCTTGAACGACTGCACTCCGTCAAATGCGAACAGAATATTGATGAGCTGCGGATTCCCCGTGCCTGTTAGCGTGTAGACGAACACGCGCTGATCGGTGACTACGTACATCCCCGACACACCTACGATGAGGTCACGGATTAGTGGCAGATCGGAGAGGACGGTCGTGCCGCCGGTCAGGTCGCCGGTCGTCCCCACATGGAAGCGCACGACCGTCGTACTGTCCGCTATGACGTATACATCGCGGTGAAAACCGTCGAAGGCAACCACCCCGAGAGTCGTTGCGCCAGCGATCGGGAACTCCTGGATCGGCCCGACGAGGGACGTCCCGTCGTACTGCGCGGTCAGTAGCGTCGGCTCGTTCTTCATCGAGGCCACGAAGTCCAGCGTGCCGTCGTAGACCGCCGCGTCATTGATTGGCGGAAGGTCTGTGAACGGCCCAGACGACAAGAAGCCCTGGGACACTTCGTACTCGATGAGATAGCCGGTCCCATCGTCCGCGATCGCAAGGTAATTCTCGAAGAGGGAGCCGCCGAACGCGCCTCCCCCTGAACCGCCTCCACCGCATCCGATGGCCAGTGCTGCGAACACCGCAAGCGCCGAAACTCGTTTGTACTCCTTCACTGCCGACTCCACTATAAAACGCACAACCCGCACGGGGAGTTCGCTTAGTGATTTCGTTTGTCAGATACGACCGTACAACCTGGCATTATCACGGTGCCAAACGGTCGTTCTCAAGAGTTGAGACGTTCTTGTTAAGGCTTCGCCTTCGTTATCGTGATTCGCGGTGAGGCGTTTGGCAGAAACAGGAATTTGCCTGCGTCTTCGCAGACACAGGCCACCGCTAACTCAGCGTCGTAGACCTCTTCCCGCGCTAGCTGACCCACGCGCGCTTCTTGCGAAAACTCTGCCTTGGTCTGCCCGCGCGCTTGCGCGCAGCCTTTGGCGAAACAGCAGCGAACCCGCCGTCCGAAAGATCAGAGATCGGTATCTCCGTTCGGAGCAGCTTCTCGATGCTGCGCACTTCTTCGTATTGGTCGGGAGTCGCCAAGGTGATCGCGATGCCGGACTTTCCTGCCCGCCCGGTGCGGCCGATCCGGTGCACGTAGTCCTCTGGGCTGTTCGGCACGTCGTAGTTCACGACCATACCGATATCTTTCACGTCGATGCCGCGCGCAGCGATGTCTGTCGCGACCAGGATTTGAAACCGTCCTCTTTTAAATCCGTCTAGCGCCGCGCGCCTTTGAGGGAGAGTCCGGTCGGCGTGAAGCTCGGCTGTGTTGAACCCGCGGTTCCGCAAAACTTTCGCGAGCTTGCGTGCGCCGTGGCGAGTCCTCGTAAACACGAGCACGGACCCGTTCAGATCTCTGATGAGCGCCTTGAGCACAGTTATCTTCTGATCGCGAGGGATGATGATGAGCTCTTGGTCGATGGCGTCGATGGTCTCGCCGGACCTGGACACCTCGACCCAGATCGGATCGTACAGGTACTGTTCCGCCATCCGGGCGATCTCGCGCGGCATGGTCGCGCAGAACAGCATCGTCTGCCTGTCCTCGGGCGTATCCGCGACGATCCGCTTGATCGCGGGGGCGAACCCCATGTCGAGCATTCGGTCGGCTTCGTCGAGGACGAGGATGGCGACGCACCGCAGGTCGATCGTACGCCGTTCGATGTGGTCTACAAGCCGTCCTGGCGTTGCAACGACGACGTCGGGCGCGTTCTTCAGCGCCTTGATCTGCGGATCCATGGGAGCGCCACCGACGAGCAGCGTCGATCTGACTCCAAACCGTCGGTACGTCTCTTCGATCTGGTGCGCCAGCTCGCGCGTCGGCGCGATCACGAGGCCGAGGTCGCCGGGCTGAAGGCATGCGATCATCGGAGCAGCGAACGCGAGCGTCTTGCCCGTGCCGGTCTGTGCTATACCGATGACGTCGTATCCGTCGAGCAAAGGCGGAATCGCGCGCTCCTGAATAGGTGTCGGCGTATCGAAGCCGAACCGTTCGATGCGCTTGAGAATTGATTTCGGAAGGCCCAGGGCACGGAAGCGTGCCGGGCTGTTGTTGTTAGGCATAAGCGTCCGGGCAGGTGAGATTTCGACCGGACATTCATATTATAGCCGTTTTGCCGAATATCTCCAGGACCCAGGTTCACCGCCGGTTGAAATCGCTGTTCGATATCAGCGTTTGGTCGAGACCGGCTTGAACGCTCCGGCTGGCGGGCAAGCAAGCTCGCCCGCCGAATAAACTGTCGGTATGATTGCTCTATTGGCAGGTCTGGCGATGATGCAAGATTCGGACGTCTACGACCGGGACTTTACTGTCGAAGTCCTTTTCCGCGCCGACCAACCCGGAAGGCTAGTGTGCAACCGTGAATCCGACGACGAAAAGGGCTGGACGATTGGAGTCGATGAGAGCGGCGCGTGGTATTGGTCAGCTTCAGACGGCGAAACAGATTACGAATACAGGCCGACGGCGAAGAGACAGAACGTCCTGGGCGGCAGCAACCACAAGGTCGCGTTCTCACTCAGACGTGACGCACACGAGGTCAGGCTCTTCTTCGACCGCAGACTGGTCGCGATCCTCAATATCGAAGGGCTGGAAGGACTCTCGACCGCGATCGGCTATCTCCCTTCTACAGCAGGAGGTATCGCTTCACTCACTGTGCGCCGGCAAGCTGTAAGCGATTCAGATCTAGCCGACGAACTACAGCTTCCAGAGAAACGCGACACGTTCACCGTGCTCGCGTTCAACATATGGCACGCCGGAAAGGAGGACGGGGAGGAGGGGTTCAAGCGGCTGCTCGACACGATACGCGAAGCCGACGCGGACATCGTCTGCATGATTGAGACCTACGGCTCCGGCCCGGAGATCGCCGACGAGTTCGGCTACAGCTTCTTTCTGCGCAGCACCAACCTCTCGATACACAGCCGTTTCCCGATCGGACGCACTTTCGACTTCTTTCGCTCCTTCAACTTCGGAGGAGTTGAGATCAAGATCAGCGACACGCAGACGGTGCGAGTGTTCGACACATGGCTCCACTATCTGCCGAGCACGCAGAGCGACATCGGCGGTGACAAGGCGGTTGAAGAAATCCTCAAAGGCGAGATGGGGACGCGCGGTGGCGAGATCAAGGAGATACTCACGCAACTCGCACCGATCTTGGAAGAGTCAAACGAGTTTCCGGTCATCATGGCTGGCGATTTCAACAGCGGTTCGCACCTCGATTGGACCGAGGAGACCAAGCACCGCTACAACGGCTACGTCGTCCCCTGGCCTGTCACGGTCCAGATGGAGGAGGCGGGATTCATCGACGCCTACCGGACGATCTACCCCGACCCGCTCGAGCAGTTCGGCCGCACATGGTCGCCGAGGTTTGAGGACGCACTGCAGTACCGGATCGACTACGTCTTTCACCACGGCCGACGCCTGCGCCCCGTTTCGGCGAAGGTGCTAGATGCGCACCCGGTCAGTTTCGCGTCTGACCACGCGGCGGTTCTGGTCGAGTACGAATGGGTGGACTAGCTTTTCCCTCTCCTTGAGCCTGGGGAGAGGAAGGTCCGCCAAAGAAGTCTCCAGTGGAGAGTTCGACGTGGATGGGTGAGGGGGTCCAACAGTGTAAGTCCTTTCCGCGAGTCCCCTCCCACGGCGCAGCCTGTCGGGGGAGGGTTAGGGAGGGGGTCCAACTGTGTAAAGTCCTTTCCGCGTTCGCTTGCGCACAAGCCCCTCCACATCCTAAACTAGAAACATGGGCGACGTCATCTCTCGGCGCGATCTGTTGAAGGCGTCTGCGATCAGCGCGGTCGGATACTCTTTCGTCAGGCCGCTTGAGGCGATCGCCGGGCCGTTCACGATGCAGGACTACCGCAACCTCGTCCCGCGTGACAAGAAGCTCGATCCCGCCTGGGTGCGCTCGCTGACCGAGAGAGGCGAGGAGCCTTGGGTCTCGGGCGACGATCTTAGGTTTATCGGTATGCCGATCGGCGGGCTGTTCGCAGGAACCGTGTATCTCGGCGGCGATGGCACGCTCTGGAACTGGGACATCTTCAACCAGCACCACCAAGGCGGAGTCGATCGCCCCGGCGGCGTGCAGTACGGCGATGAGAACCTCAGCGTCGGTAGGGGAGCGAACTACGTCGATCCGCCGGAGCAGCAGTCGCCATTTAAGCAATACGCAAGGATCGTCGTAGTCGAAGACAATTTCTATCGAAACCTGGACAGTTCTACGTCTTGGGACGACAAGAGTTGGGAGAGCATCAGGTTTCTCGGCCAATACCCGGTCGGAACGGTCGAGTACTCCGATCCAGCCTGCTCTATAAGTATCCGTCAAACGGCGTTTTCCCCATTCATCCCTCTTGATGTCGATCGATCAGGATATCCAGCGGTCGTCCTCAGATACACGCTGACTAACGAGTCCTCAGAAACGAAGACAATCCGCCTTGGCAAAATCTGCGACAATCCAGTCTGCATTCACTCCAGGGACGAGAGGAGTGGATTACTGTTCAAAGATAGAACTTTGATCAGTGACAGTCTCACATCGGTGCTGTTCTCATGTGAAGAGCAGGCCCTATCAGGCACAACTCCGAGAACAGACATCGTATTCGAAGACTGGGAGTCTGGAGAGTATGGCAACTGGACAGTCCAAGGAAGTGCCTTCGGCAACATTCCTCGAAGAATCACAGACATCGCCGACTATCAAGGGGACGTCAATCAAGAAGGCGAATGGCTTGTTAATAGCCACGAAGTCCGTAACGGAGAGAGTGTTGCGGAAGGCGATCAGCACGTCGGGACTCTGACTAGTTCCGAATTCACTATTCGGAGAAAGTACGTCAATTTTAGGATCGGTGGTGGAAACCATCCTGGCAAAACTTGCATCAACCTCATCGTCGATGGTCGTGTTGTTCGCACGTCAACCGGTCGCAATAGCAACCGGATGAGATTTGAATCCTGGGACGTCTCTGAGTTCGAGAGCGAGGCCTGGGAGGGGCACTTAGTCATCGTCGACGAAGAAACAGGAGGGTGGGGCAACGTCGGGATCGACGACATTACATTCTCAGACTTGCCTGCTGTCGAGACGGAACTATCCGACCTGCCTGACTACGGAACGTTTTGCATGTCCTTCGTGGGCACAGCTACATCCGTTCCGGTCGATATGGACTATACGGTAGAAGATATATTCTTCCGGTGGTCGAAAGTTAATATGACCCCACGCCCCTTTGGTATCGAAGATCAGCTAGGGCCCGGTGAGTCAAAGACCTACATTTTCATCTTCGCCTGGCACTTCCCCAACCTCCAAATCCCCAACTTCCCCGGAAAGAAACGGTGGTACGCGAGCAAGTGGGACAACGCGTACGAAGTTGCAAAAGAGATCGCCGAGAACATCGACGAGCTGACGGAGACGACTCTCAAGTGGCGCGACACTTGGTACGACTCGACGCTGCCGTACTGGCTGCTCGACCGCACTTTCGTCAACACTTCGATTCTCGCGACCAACACTTGTCACCGTTTCGACGACGGGCGCTTCTGGTTCTGGGAAGGGATCGGCTGTTGCCACGGCACCTGCACGCACGTGTGGTCTTATGCGCAGGCTGCGGCGCGCGTTTTCCCGGAGATCGAGAGCTATCTGCGCGAGCACATCGACTTCGGCCTGGCGTTCCACGAGGACACCGGCGCGATCGACTACCGCGCGGAGTTTGCGCGGTCAGTTGCGCACGACGGACAGTGCGGCTGCATCATGCGCGCCTACCGCGAGCACACGATGCAGAAGAACGATGCGTTCCTAAAACGGATTTGGCCGAACGTCAAGA from Armatimonadota bacterium includes:
- a CDS encoding DEAD/DEAH box helicase, which translates into the protein MPNNNSPARFRALGLPKSILKRIERFGFDTPTPIQERAIPPLLDGYDVIGIAQTGTGKTLAFAAPMIACLQPGDLGLVIAPTRELAHQIEETYRRFGVRSTLLVGGAPMDPQIKALKNAPDVVVATPGRLVDHIERRTIDLRCVAILVLDEADRMLDMGFAPAIKRIVADTPEDRQTMLFCATMPREIARMAEQYLYDPIWVEVSRSGETIDAIDQELIIIPRDQKITVLKALIRDLNGSVLVFTRTRHGARKLAKVLRNRGFNTAELHADRTLPQRRAALDGFKRGRFQILVATDIAARGIDVKDIGMVVNYDVPNSPEDYVHRIGRTGRAGKSGIAITLATPDQYEEVRSIEKLLRTEIPISDLSDGGFAAVSPKAARKRAGRPRQSFRKKRAWVS
- a CDS encoding endonuclease/exonuclease/phosphatase family protein, translating into MIALLAGLAMMQDSDVYDRDFTVEVLFRADQPGRLVCNRESDDEKGWTIGVDESGAWYWSASDGETDYEYRPTAKRQNVLGGSNHKVAFSLRRDAHEVRLFFDRRLVAILNIEGLEGLSTAIGYLPSTAGGIASLTVRRQAVSDSDLADELQLPEKRDTFTVLAFNIWHAGKEDGEEGFKRLLDTIREADADIVCMIETYGSGPEIADEFGYSFFLRSTNLSIHSRFPIGRTFDFFRSFNFGGVEIKISDTQTVRVFDTWLHYLPSTQSDIGGDKAVEEILKGEMGTRGGEIKEILTQLAPILEESNEFPVIMAGDFNSGSHLDWTEETKHRYNGYVVPWPVTVQMEEAGFIDAYRTIYPDPLEQFGRTWSPRFEDALQYRIDYVFHHGRRLRPVSAKVLDAHPVSFASDHAAVLVEYEWVD